Part of the Plasmodium vinckei vinckei genome assembly, chromosome: PVVCY_13 genome, tcatatttatcatcTATAATGCGTTGTGCTAACTTTAggatttttgtatattcatGATCTCTTTGTCTTTTATTGTCGGCAAACTCGGTAGAATTGCCATTATCATAGATctacgaaaaaaaatggataaatatataaaatatctcaatattttgtatgtgaatatcatataatatatgacttataaagaaagtaaattttgataaatggtaaaataagaaaaaatgattatggtattattttttgagaTTTCTTACAGCGTTGATATAAGTAACATGAACTTTATTATCACCATGGCcaccttttttaattacaaATCCGGCTAGATTATCACGCAATTTGGATAATGCTTCCTCTGGATTAATATCAAATTCGATAggtttttgttttttgtaAACTTTTGTCAATtcagtttttttattgatttCACCGTCATACTTTAGAGCTCTTGAAGGAGCTAAAATTGAACATATTGTTTTGTActacaaaattaatgaataaaaaatatatgcattgtGTAAATtaatgtataataatataaataatagaatttttagaaaaataatggaaaaaatgtGCTTACAGGACGTCTTGAGCATAGacgatatatttttttggggGGTGTATAATTAGGATCTGGGTTATGTTTTTCAAATACGACCAGATTTTTGCAGTATAAACGAGCTACTTTTGCTAAAAAATGATCATTATGGagatataaatgaaatattatgattataagaaaatattaatgaaaataatggatAAAGAATAGTAAAATTTAAAGATACGTAAATAGTGATAAGgacatattaaatttattgattattttttatgtaccattaataattttcttatctggatttttttcatatttgaAATCCCAGTAATGCCTTACTACATCAACGTactaatgaaaaaaaaatatatcgataaatataataatgattatttaattttaagttatttttatatgttaaaaATTGCTTGTTATTTGATACTTTAGAGGCAGATGGGATGGTAAAATCAAGTCTTCCAATATCCGTTTTTCCAATtttcttattatatattatgtgttCACTTTCTGTAGAATCGGTCGAGTAATCGTGTACATCAACCCGAGAAAGTTTTTCTAAAAGATCTAAAGATTGGCCCACATACTTTAATGCTGCTAAAGCTTCTACTTTGTCTTCACTTATCTCATCTTCGTATTGTTCAAATCTTTCAttggaaatattattagtgAAAATGAGATCATTTTTAAtgggtaaaaaaaaaaagaaaaaaatgaatttataaaatggtaatatgaatatttaataattataaagtCATGAGTTTCACGagtatgcatatttatattatatgtatatattttttcattttttcatacaTTGGTGTTGGATCAATGATGATGGGGGAGTCTTCCTCACAATTTTCTTCATCAGTTTCGCTTGCAAATGCTACATTTTGCATATATCCTGCGATACCTAAAAGTGCTAAAGCAAccttaatatatattttattcatttttgtatttgataagtaaaatattaattaaaaaatgtaaaaagacgttatataagtatatttaaaatagaaGGGAAAGAATATGcgaaaaatttataaaaaattaatatatatttaaaaataaaaaaataaatttattataattatttaaacgggaaattttttatttaaatgaacTCATTGCAAgagaagaaaaataatgtcACAAATTATAGAGTACcacaaatattattattttaatttgtctagtattataataatatttaaaaatacagatttaattatatataatatattttgttgcTACGCTTTATGAGcgtattattcatttttttataggttctatccaaaaaaaaatataatatatatataggacTTTGCATGCCCTTACTTACATGCAtcttgaaaaaaaaacatatgcTTACATACctgaattatttaatgaaaacaGACAATTTAAAATCTAAAGAGGGGagcaatataaaaagtaaatattcgttttaatataatttttacaatatatgATTTGGAATAACTAtgattatacatatatgcgTAATGGATAATAAACGGTTATATCGGAATAGATATAATAGtaattgtataaaatacatagttattgttttgttattttttgccTTTATTTGagtatacatattttttatatttttatgtattaatgaatttaatttatcgaaattatatatattatttatatatggtTGCAACAATTACAACTACAATAACAATATTTGAATTCATCATAACAACagtatattaaattttctgTTATAGTTAATCACAGATTTtgcaattttattttttaattttaatctGAATACAATTGtccaaatattaataaaatataaaacaatac contains:
- a CDS encoding fam-a protein — encoded protein: MNKIYIKVALALLGIAGYMQNVAFASETDEENCEEDSPIIIDPTPIFEQYEDEISEDKVEALAALKYVGQSLDLLEKLSRVDVHDYSTDSTESEHIIYNKKIGKTDIGRLDFTIPSASKYVDVVRHYWDFKYEKNPDKKIINAKVARLYCKNLVVFEKHNPDPNYTPPKKIYRLCSRRPYKTICSILAPSRALKYDGEINKKTELTKVYKKQKPIEFDINPEEALSKLRDNLAGFVIKKGGHGDNKVHVTYINAIYDNGNSTEFADNKRQRDHEYTKILKLAQRIIDDKYDYRPRAGFQSPNICCLPTF